Below is a genomic region from Candidatus Eremiobacteraceae bacterium.
GCTCACCTGAACGAAGCCGTTCGACCCCGACGCATTCTTATAGACGCGAATGGTCTTCGATGTCACGTCCTGTACGTAGAGCGTATCCGGAAAAGGCGACGGACTGACGGATGCGATGGGCGTGGGCGTTGGCGTGCTGCTCTTGCTGCACGCGCCTACGGCGAAAGCTGCGACCACTGAAAACGCGAAAAGCAGAGCGATACCCGAGCGTGGGGTCATCTAATGCACGGTCTCCTACGGCTGTCTATGAGCGGGGCAAGAAAAAAGGCGCTCGAGCGTCGCCGGCGCCGCACCCCTGCGCTGGTCTACGTTGCGCCTGTTTTTGCACTACGGGCGGCGGGGACCTGCCCGAGACGGCCACCCACCAGCGCGGGATCGTAACAAACGGCGCGTAAAAAGAAGTAGGGCAAGCGTTGCTTGCCCTACGACTATCGTGGACTCGGGCGAAGTTACATCTTCGTCGAGTATTGCACGAGGATCTGGTGGTACGGCGAGACTGCGGTCGGGACGTACGGGTAGTACGACTCGCCGATGTAACCGGGGCTGATGCCGGCGTTGAGCGTGTAGAACGGGTTGCTGCCGTAACCGATCACCTGATCTTTGGTCGGATACTCCCACGGATAGCCGTGGTTGCTGACCGAGGTGAAGAGGTTCGTGAACAGCACGCCGACTTTCGACTTGCTCGAGAGGTCGTGTGAGATGCCCATGTTCATGGTCACCCACGACGGACCGGTCAGCGAACCGAAGGCATCGAACGTGTGCGTGTACGGATCCGGATTGCCGCCGAAGTCAAGCGGATCGCCATACGGATTGCCCGACTGGTAGTTGAAGGATGGTGAGAAGTCCCAACCGTTCATGCGTTCGTCGAGGTTGAGGTTCCACACCCACTTCACGTCGTACGAGCTGCTCGCGGGCGGCGCTTGCGTGAACGACGGCGCATAATACGCATTCGGATCTTCCATCGCGTAGTGCGTGCCGTTGTTGGTATTGTAGAGGGCGATCTGCTTATTGATCAGGTCGATGATCGACACGCCGTTGGCCGCCGGACCGAAGCGGATCTTGGAATCCGTGTAGGTGCCGGCAAGCGTCGCGGTCAGACCGTTCTCGCTCGTGCGGTTCTTCTGCAGCAAGAACTCGGATCCACTGATCTTCGCGTTGCCGAAGTTGTAACCGGTGACGAACGACGGCTGCGTCGGGTTGACGGGCAGGTTCAGCACCTGGCCGCGCGTCACGCGCGCGTACGGTGTGACCTTGAACGACAAGCCGCCGCTGAAGTCGTGTTCGTAGGAGATGTCGTAGTTGGTGCTGTCCTCAGGCTGCACGTTGTGCACCGCGAGGAAGCCTAGACCGCCATAGAAGCGGTTCAGCACGGCGACCGTGTCGCCGGGTCCCCACTGCGGGCCCGCTCGGTATTCTTCGAACGCCGAGTTCGGCGGTTGGACGTAGCGTCCGACCGACGCGCGGAAGACGTTCGACGGATCCGCGGCATACGTCACGCCGAAGCGCGGGCTGAACTCGTTGTACACGAGCGAGCCGCTTACGTTCTGCCAGTTCGCTTGACCCGGCGAGATATTCTTGGGCGGATTCGCGACTGAATCGGCCGCGTAGGTCGTCAAGAATCCGTTGCACGGCTCGGACGGGGCATATGCATAACCGTAGAGGCAGATGCCATCCTGGTTCTGAGCCATTTCGGCCAGTCCGTTCGCGCCGGTGATCTGTAGGGGCATAAGGCCGAACTTGAATTGATCGTAGCGCAGGCCGAGGTCGAAGTTGAGCTTGTCGCTCGGTTTGAACGTGTCGGCCAGAACCGCGTCCGTGGTGATCGGTGTCGTGCTGGACCAGTACGCATACGGCGCGTTGATCTGTGCGACGTTATCGCCCGGCGTAGCGCATGGCGCCAACGATGTGAAGACCGCAAGGTTTCCGCACGTGGCGTAGGCGCCGCCGGCGTTCACGCCGAGGCCTGTGTTGCGCGAGACCAACCAGTTGGCGTAATTGTAGCGTAGCGTCAGGTCCTTGGAGTAGTCGGCGTCGAACTTGATGAGGTTCTGCCGGTTGAGCTGATTCTGGTAGTTGAGCGAAAGACCGGTGGCGTTATCGTGCAGCTGGTAGAACGTGCCGCCGTTCAAGCCTTCCGTCGGCTCGTCGAGGTTCCACGCTGAGAACAGCGAGTACGCGAACAGTCTGACGAACGACGTGTCGGTCAGCGAACGCGTGTAGCCGAGTTTCTCGATGTTGTAGACCGTGCTCTGGCTATCGAAGAACCCTGCCGGAATGGCCCCCTTCGAATTGCCTGCCGTCGGCCACGTGTACGTGCCGAGCTTCGTCGGGTCATACGGCGTGTTCAGCCCACCGGTATACGGATTGCCGATAGGCCATAGAAGGCGTCCGGACACCGGGTCGACACCGCCGCCCGTCTCGTATCCGTAGAAATTCGGGTCGAGATTGGCGCCGGAGTACGGGAACGGACCGCCGGTCGCGCCCATGACTGCAAGGGCCTGCACATCGTCCGACAGACCGTTGTGGGTCAGCGTCCAGTGCAAGTTCGCCGTCGTGTCGCGCGACTGGTTGTACGGCAGCGGGTTGTTGGTGAAGAACGAGGCGCCCATCGGTACGTTGAGCGTATGGCCAACCGCGCAATTCAGCGCGCCGCCGAAGTTGCCGGTGACGTACGCGCAGCCCGGATCGTTTGCCGGAATGCTGAACTGATGGTTGTCCTGGTTGCCGCGATCGCCATAGAGATACGCTTGGTCGTTCGACAGCGTGGAGATGTAGTAGCTGAAACGGTTGTCCGGCGTGCCGCCGAACATCGCGATGTGCAGCGCGTGTGCGAACGCTTGTCCGCCGAACGAGCCGTCGAATTCTGCGCCGCCCGGATAGCGGCCGCGCTGAATCGTGCCGTTGATGAAGCCCGACATCGCGCGGCCTGAATCGGCCGGTGCGCCGCCGGTGTACACTTCGATGCTCGCCAGACCATTGGTGGCAAGCGCGGTGCTGTTATAGAAGTCGAAGCCGCGGTTGAGCGGAATGCCTTCCAGCTCAAAGCCGACCTGGTCGTACGCGCCGCCGCGCAGGCTCAATGTGCCCTGGCCGTTATACGTTCCGCCCGAACCCACCGCACGCACGACGCCCGGCAGCGAGCCGACGACGCCATTCTGGCTGTACAGTGATTCGGCACCGCCGGCAGAGCCTTGGTAGCCGCTCATCTTTGTCGCGCTGACGGCATACAAGTCGCCGGTGACGGTCTTCGAGACCACGCCGGCTTGCGCCGTCGCGGTGACGTGACCGAGCACTGCAGCGGTCGGATGGATCTTCACATCGCCGTTCGTGTTCTGGTCGGCTGTGACGGTGAGACCGTACAGCGTGCTGACATCGAATCCGGTCTTGGAAGCTGTGATGCTATACGTGTCGGGCGAAAGGTTGAGAACCGAGTAGAAACCTTTCGAATCCGTGGTCACGCTAGCGCTTTGTGACGGCGATGTCGCCGTGATCTTGACGCCCGCTACTGGGGCGCCTGTCTGGTCCGTTACCGTACCGCTGATGGAACCCGTGGTGCCGGCCAGAACCCATGTTCCCTGGACCAGCATGACGACGAGCGCCAGAAAAGCGATTCGGAGTAGGCCCTTGATACCCATAGGGTTTCCTCCCGAGGCGAGTTGCAATAAACGTCGGCCGGCAATGCGCAAGCCGAAAACTATTCTTATAAGTCGGGGGACTTGGGACCTTTGACCTTAACGAGGTTTTCACGTAAGGCTGGTCGTCCCGCTGCATGCGAAAAGCGGGTCCCGGCCGCGAAGGCCGGGACCCGCTTTTCCCTGTTCTACGAGGTCTTAGGCGATCAGAGTTTGATCTTCACACCCAAGAACGCATTGAACGGTTGGATCGTCGGGTTCTCCTGATACGGGTACTGGACCATCGGTTGGAAGGTCGAACCCGGGTTGTAGACGTTCGAGCCGTACGGGAGCGGCGCGCCGTAGCCCGGCAGGGTATAGCCGCACACGTTGTGGTTCGCGAAGCGAGTCCACGGCTCCGATGTTCCGCCGGTGCACGTATTGACGATGTTCGCCAAGTTGAGCGTCAGCGCAACTCGCGGGCTCACGTCATACGAGACCTGCATGTGCATCAGGAGCTGGTTCGGAGCTCTGAACGCGCCCAGGCTGTCGAAGTTGCCGGTGAACGGATCCGGCGTGGGAACTAAGCCGGTGCACGATAGTGCATCGAACGGAGTGCCCGTGCCGCCGTACTTGTAGCGCGGATCGCCTGCGACGGTGCCGGCTAGGTTGGCCGTGCAAGTCGAAGGATCAACGCCGGTGCCAGTGAGCGGATCGCCATAGTAGCCGCCTTCGAAGTATTGGAACTGCGGCGAGATGGCGAGCTTATTGGCTTTGAAGTTCAACACGAGCGTCGCCGCCAGTGGTGTTTCGTAGGAGCCCGAAGCGGCTTCGACCACACCCGGGATGGTGCTGAACGGCAAGTAGGCGCCGTTCAGGTCGAGCAGCGGCCGCGCCGGCGCATTGTAGTACGGGTTGGCGATGCCGTTCGGCTCGGTCGGAATCGCGGTACCGACGCCGCCGGCTACTCCGCAAAGCGAGTTCGGGTTCGTCGATGGTCCGACGCCCGCGCAGGCCTTCGTGAAGTCGTTGTACTGTTGGATCGCCTGGTTGTCGGTGCTGAGCACGCTGCCGCCGTTCTGCAGCGCGCTGTACTTGATCAAGCTGCGCGTGAACGTGACGGAGAGCAGTCCGGACAACCCGTTGTGGTTGAAGTCGCCCTTCGTCAGTTCGAACTCGACGCCGTCTGAGGTCTGGCTACCGGCGTTGAGTCCCGAGACGAAGCCCGTCTTCTGATCCAAGAAGAAGTTCTGGATCTGGTCTTTCGTCTGGCGCAGGAACGGTGTGAGCTTGAAGCTCACGTCGCCGCTCTGATGCTCCAACGAAAGATCGTAGTTATTCGACGTCGGCGGACGGATCTGGTGCGTCGTGGTCGTGAACCCGAACTTCCAGAAGTTGTTGCCGTCGTACGACGCGAGATCTTGCTGCAGCAGGTTGTACTGCTCGTAGGCGGTGTTCGGCGCCTGCGTGTATCTGCCGTAGCTGAAGCGGATCACGTTGTCGGGGTTGATCGTGTACGTGCCGCCGATACGCGGCTGGAACACGTTATACGTGACCGTGTCGTTGGGCAGGTTCGTGAGATGCACCGCAACCGTTCCCGCTGGGCACGGCTGGTTTGCTCCGGTGTCGTTCGCCGGGTTGTAGGCAGGGGTGCTGCCTGCGGTGGGCGACACGCAGAAGCTGTTGTTATACGAGTTGAACCAGAAGTTGCGCGCGGATCCGCCCGTGTCCGAGAGCTTGTAACGGAAGCTGTCGAAACGAACGCCGTAGTTGAACAGCAGTTGTCCCGTCGGCTTCCATTGATCCGTGATCGAACCGGAAAGGAACGTCGGATCGGCTTGGTTGCCGCCGCCGCGACGTCCGTTTTCGGCCACGAACCACTCGCACGATCCCGTGCCGCAGCTCGCCGGCAGAGTCAGGGTCGCGGGGGTGATGTTGCCCAGCGTCACCTTGTCTGCATTCGCGCTGTAGCAGCTCACGGCAAGTCCGGCCGCTGTGTAGCACACGCCGCTCGTCGGAGCGCTCGAGTTGACAGCCCACAGGAACGGCCGATTGCCGCCGTTGACCATGGTGGTGTCGTTCGCGCGGTAATCGTGCGCATACGTATCGCCGACTTCCACGTTGATCAGGTTCTTGTCGTTGATCTGGCTCGCATACGACGCGCTGACGCCGTTGGTGGTCGTCTGCACGTAATAGTTGAGCGGGCAATACCCGACGAAGTTGGTCCACGCCGTGTTCGGGCAAGTCTGCGGCCATTCCGAGTAGTTCGTATAGCCATAGATGCGGAAATACGATGAGGTACCGATGTTCTTCTGGTATTGCAGCTTGATGATCGAGTTCGGGTTCTCCGTGCCGTCGCGATGGTTGGGGTCGATCGCGGCCAACGCACCGCCGAAATACGGCGACGGCTTCGTGCTATCCGGATTGTAGGGGAAGTAGTAGGGGTTGACCATCGCGGAGAGCTGAGCGGCAGTGACGCCCGCGCCGAGCGCTACGCCGACTTTGCCCAGATACTGCGCGCCGATGCCGGGTCCGCTCAAATAGCCGAACACCGGGGCGCCATTCAGATTCTGCAGTAGACCCGGAGTTGTTACGCCCCAGTCCGATGCGGAGCCGTAGTAGTTGTTGTGCAGATATGAGTTGTCGTACAGCAGCTGGATGTCGTCCTTGCCGGCGTCGTTGCGGTGCGGCAGGCCGAAATGCAGGTTGACGATGTTCTCGCTATCCCACACGTCTGAAACGTTGACGCTGTCCACGGGCGCCGCGAGCGCATAGCCGCCAGGGCCGTTGCCGTTCGGGTAGCAGCTGGCGAAGTTCTCGTCCGTGGCATTGCCCGGGCATGGCAGACGCGCCGCGGGTGTTCCCCACTGCTGCGTGATACCGGCGCCGTTGCTCTCGTCGAAGTAGCGGAACGATTGATGATACGTGCCGACACCGACGAAGTAGGTGAAGTTGCGATCCGGCGTGGCGCCGCCGACTTCAAGAGAC
It encodes:
- a CDS encoding TonB-dependent receptor, giving the protein MGIKGLLRIAFLALVVMLVQGTWVLAGTTGSISGTVTDQTGAPVAGVKITATSPSQSASVTTDSKGFYSVLNLSPDTYSITASKTGFDVSTLYGLTVTADQNTNGDVKIHPTAAVLGHVTATAQAGVVSKTVTGDLYAVSATKMSGYQGSAGGAESLYSQNGVVGSLPGVVRAVGSGGTYNGQGTLSLRGGAYDQVGFELEGIPLNRGFDFYNSTALATNGLASIEVYTGGAPADSGRAMSGFINGTIQRGRYPGGAEFDGSFGGQAFAHALHIAMFGGTPDNRFSYYISTLSNDQAYLYGDRGNQDNHQFSIPANDPGCAYVTGNFGGALNCAVGHTLNVPMGASFFTNNPLPYNQSRDTTANLHWTLTHNGLSDDVQALAVMGATGGPFPYSGANLDPNFYGYETGGGVDPVSGRLLWPIGNPYTGGLNTPYDPTKLGTYTWPTAGNSKGAIPAGFFDSQSTVYNIEKLGYTRSLTDTSFVRLFAYSLFSAWNLDEPTEGLNGGTFYQLHDNATGLSLNYQNQLNRQNLIKFDADYSKDLTLRYNYANWLVSRNTGLGVNAGGAYATCGNLAVFTSLAPCATPGDNVAQINAPYAYWSSTTPITTDAVLADTFKPSDKLNFDLGLRYDQFKFGLMPLQITGANGLAEMAQNQDGICLYGYAYAPSEPCNGFLTTYAADSVANPPKNISPGQANWQNVSGSLVYNEFSPRFGVTYAADPSNVFRASVGRYVQPPNSAFEEYRAGPQWGPGDTVAVLNRFYGGLGFLAVHNVQPEDSTNYDISYEHDFSGGLSFKVTPYARVTRGQVLNLPVNPTQPSFVTGYNFGNAKISGSEFLLQKNRTSENGLTATLAGTYTDSKIRFGPAANGVSIIDLINKQIALYNTNNGTHYAMEDPNAYYAPSFTQAPPASSSYDVKWVWNLNLDERMNGWDFSPSFNYQSGNPYGDPLDFGGNPDPYTHTFDAFGSLTGPSWVTMNMGISHDLSSKSKVGVLFTNLFTSVSNHGYPWEYPTKDQVIGYGSNPFYTLNAGISPGYIGESYYPYVPTAVSPYHQILVQYSTKM
- a CDS encoding TonB-dependent receptor, producing the protein SLEVGGATPDRNFTYFVGVGTYHQSFRYFDESNGAGITQQWGTPAARLPCPGNATDENFASCYPNGNGPGGYALAAPVDSVNVSDVWDSENIVNLHFGLPHRNDAGKDDIQLLYDNSYLHNNYYGSASDWGVTTPGLLQNLNGAPVFGYLSGPGIGAQYLGKVGVALGAGVTAAQLSAMVNPYYFPYNPDSTKPSPYFGGALAAIDPNHRDGTENPNSIIKLQYQKNIGTSSYFRIYGYTNYSEWPQTCPNTAWTNFVGYCPLNYYVQTTTNGVSASYASQINDKNLINVEVGDTYAHDYRANDTTMVNGGNRPFLWAVNSSAPTSGVCYTAAGLAVSCYSANADKVTLGNITPATLTLPASCGTGSCEWFVAENGRRGGGNQADPTFLSGSITDQWKPTGQLLFNYGVRFDSFRYKLSDTGGSARNFWFNSYNNSFCVSPTAGSTPAYNPANDTGANQPCPAGTVAVHLTNLPNDTVTYNVFQPRIGGTYTINPDNVIRFSYGRYTQAPNTAYEQYNLLQQDLASYDGNNFWKFGFTTTTHQIRPPTSNNYDLSLEHQSGDVSFKLTPFLRQTKDQIQNFFLDQKTGFVSGLNAGSQTSDGVEFELTKGDFNHNGLSGLLSVTFTRSLIKYSALQNGGSVLSTDNQAIQQYNDFTKACAGVGPSTNPNSLCGVAGGVGTAIPTEPNGIANPYYNAPARPLLDLNGAYLPFSTIPGVVEAASGSYETPLAATLVLNFKANKLAISPQFQYFEGGYYGDPLTGTGVDPSTCTANLAGTVAGDPRYKYGGTGTPFDALSCTGLVPTPDPFTGNFDSLGAFRAPNQLLMHMQVSYDVSPRVALTLNLANIVNTCTGGTSEPWTRFANHNVCGYTLPGYGAPLPYGSNVYNPGSTFQPMVQYPYQENPTIQPFNAFLGVKIKL